A window of Aquitalea denitrificans contains these coding sequences:
- the petA gene encoding ubiquinol-cytochrome c reductase iron-sulfur subunit — protein sequence MSEQQVDTGRRRFLTVATSAVGGVAVAGVATPFLMSFFPSERAKAAGAPVEVDISKLEPGQKINVEWRGKPVWLLSRTKQQLADLPKNDPKLVDPKSEVEQQPKYCQNEARSIKPELLVAVGICTHLGCSPTFRPDLAPADLGPEWLGGFYCPCHGSKFDLAARVFKGVPAPKNLEIPPHKYLSDTRLLIGDDK from the coding sequence ATGAGTGAACAACAAGTCGATACGGGGCGCCGTCGGTTTCTGACGGTAGCAACCAGCGCTGTTGGGGGTGTGGCTGTTGCCGGGGTGGCGACGCCGTTTCTGATGAGTTTCTTCCCGTCTGAACGGGCAAAGGCCGCTGGTGCACCGGTTGAGGTGGATATCAGCAAGCTGGAGCCGGGCCAGAAGATCAACGTCGAGTGGCGCGGCAAGCCGGTATGGCTGCTGTCCCGCACCAAGCAGCAGCTTGCCGATCTGCCGAAGAACGACCCCAAGCTGGTGGACCCCAAGTCCGAAGTAGAGCAACAACCCAAGTACTGCCAGAACGAAGCCCGCTCCATCAAGCCGGAGCTGCTGGTTGCCGTGGGCATCTGTACCCATTTGGGCTGTTCGCCGACTTTCCGTCCTGATCTGGCTCCTGCCGATCTGGGTCCGGAATGGCTGGGTGGTTTCTACTGCCCGTGCCACGGTTCCAAGTTCGACCTGGCTGCCCGCGTGTTCAAGGGTGTGCCGGCTCCGAAGAACCTGGAAATTCCGCCGCATAAGTATCTGTCCGATACCCGCCTGCTGATTGGCGACGACAAATAA
- a CDS encoding cytochrome b translates to MSKGQKLLNWIDDRFPLSSMLKEHVTEYYAPKNFNFWYFFGSLAMLVLVIQIVTGIFLTMNYKPDGTLNGAGIPVAFASVEYIMRDVAGGWIIRYMHSTGASMFFVVVYLHMFRGLIYGSYKQPRELVWVFGCLIFLCLMAEAFMGYLLPWGQMSFWGAQVIVNLFGSIPVIGPDLSVWIRGDFVVSDATLNRFFALHVIAVPLVLLALVVAHLIALHEVGSNNPDGVEIKKLKDEKGIPLDGIPFHPYYTVKDVFGVAVFLIVFSIIVFFLPEMGGYFLEHPNFDQADPLKTPPHIAPVWYFTPFYAILRAIPSFLGTQVWGVIGMGAAVVVIAFLPWLDRSPIKSIRYRGPKFKFMLVLFIIAFIGLGMLGAMPPTAGRTLISQILSFVYFAFFLGMPFYTKNDVGTVPVPTRVTETNGKRQLKFLVLVAVTIIAAYLFGTNV, encoded by the coding sequence ATGAGCAAAGGACAAAAGCTGCTGAACTGGATTGACGACCGCTTTCCGCTGTCGTCGATGCTGAAAGAGCACGTTACCGAGTATTACGCACCGAAGAACTTCAACTTCTGGTATTTCTTCGGCTCGCTGGCCATGCTGGTTCTGGTCATCCAGATCGTCACCGGCATCTTCCTCACCATGAACTACAAACCGGATGGCACGCTGAACGGTGCCGGCATTCCGGTGGCCTTCGCTTCGGTGGAATACATCATGCGTGATGTGGCAGGTGGCTGGATCATCCGCTACATGCACTCCACTGGTGCCTCCATGTTCTTCGTGGTGGTTTACCTGCACATGTTCCGTGGCCTGATCTACGGTTCGTACAAGCAACCGCGCGAGCTGGTGTGGGTGTTTGGCTGCCTGATCTTCCTGTGCCTGATGGCTGAAGCCTTCATGGGTTATCTGCTGCCCTGGGGCCAGATGTCCTTCTGGGGTGCGCAGGTGATTGTGAACCTGTTCGGTTCCATCCCTGTCATCGGTCCGGACCTGTCGGTGTGGATTCGTGGTGACTTCGTGGTGTCCGATGCCACGCTGAACCGCTTCTTCGCCCTGCACGTGATTGCTGTTCCGCTGGTGCTGCTGGCTCTGGTGGTGGCTCACCTGATTGCACTGCACGAAGTGGGTTCCAACAACCCGGATGGCGTTGAAATCAAGAAACTGAAGGACGAAAAGGGCATCCCGCTGGATGGCATTCCTTTCCATCCCTACTACACCGTGAAGGATGTCTTCGGTGTGGCCGTGTTCCTGATCGTGTTCTCCATCATCGTGTTCTTCCTGCCGGAAATGGGTGGCTACTTCCTGGAGCACCCGAACTTCGACCAGGCTGACCCGCTGAAGACGCCGCCGCACATCGCGCCGGTATGGTACTTCACCCCGTTCTACGCCATTCTGCGTGCCATTCCGTCCTTCCTGGGTACCCAGGTTTGGGGTGTGATCGGCATGGGTGCTGCCGTGGTGGTGATTGCCTTCCTGCCGTGGCTGGATCGTTCCCCGATCAAGTCCATCCGTTATCGCGGTCCCAAGTTCAAGTTCATGCTGGTGCTGTTCATCATCGCCTTCATCGGCCTGGGCATGCTGGGTGCCATGCCGCCGACGGCTGGCCGTACCCTGATCTCGCAGATCCTCTCGTTTGTCTACTTTGCCTTCTTCCTGGGCATGCCGTTCTATACCAAGAACGACGTCGGCACCGTACCGGTACCGACCCGCGTGACGGAGACTAATGGCAAGCGCCAGCTGAAGTTCCTGGTACTGGTGGCTGTGACGATCATCGCGGCCTATCTGTTCGGCACCAACGTGTAA
- a CDS encoding cytochrome c1 — protein sequence MKSKIRHLIAAMALVLPVSGTVLANEGPKLEKAPIDIQDTESLQRGAQLFSNYCLSCHSASAMRYNRLEDIGLTEEQIKANLLPEGAKIGDQMNVSMDKKDAKVWLGAAPPDLSLIARSRGADYLYAYLRGFYRDPSRPTGWNNLVFDKVGMPHVLWEMQGEQVLKTEKNAEGHEEHKLELVKAGSLTKLENGKANTVEFDKRMADLTNYLVFIGEPAQVKRHQIGYVVLLFLGLLLLPLTYFLKKEYWKDVH from the coding sequence ATGAAAAGCAAAATCCGCCACCTGATCGCTGCCATGGCGCTGGTGTTGCCGGTAAGCGGCACGGTTCTGGCCAATGAAGGGCCGAAGCTGGAAAAGGCACCCATCGACATTCAGGATACTGAAAGCCTGCAACGTGGTGCCCAGCTGTTCAGCAACTACTGCCTGTCCTGCCACTCGGCCAGCGCCATGCGCTACAACCGTCTGGAAGACATCGGTCTGACTGAAGAGCAGATCAAGGCCAACCTGCTGCCGGAAGGTGCCAAGATTGGCGATCAGATGAATGTTTCCATGGACAAGAAGGACGCCAAAGTGTGGCTGGGTGCGGCTCCGCCGGACCTGTCGCTGATTGCCCGTTCCCGTGGTGCCGACTATCTGTACGCCTATCTGCGTGGCTTCTACCGTGATCCGTCCCGCCCGACCGGCTGGAACAACCTGGTGTTTGACAAGGTTGGCATGCCGCACGTGCTGTGGGAAATGCAGGGCGAGCAGGTACTGAAGACCGAGAAGAATGCCGAGGGCCACGAAGAGCACAAGCTCGAACTGGTTAAGGCTGGTTCGCTGACCAAGCTGGAAAACGGCAAGGCCAATACGGTTGAGTTTGACAAGCGCATGGCTGACCTGACCAACTATCTGGTCTTTATCGGTGAGCCGGCACAGGTCAAGCGTCATCAGATCGGTTACGTTGTACTGCTGTTCCTGGGCTTGTTGTTGCTGCCGCTGACCTACTTCCTGAAGAAGGAATACTGGAAAGATGTTCACTGA
- a CDS encoding glutathione S-transferase N-terminal domain-containing protein, whose protein sequence is MMTLYSGITCPFSQRCRIVLYEKGMDFEIIDVDIHNKPEDLAVMNPYNEVPVLVERDLILHESNIINEYIDERFPHPQLMPADPVMRARARLFLHRFENELFCNVKVLEAGATGKEATKAREAIRDGLTTIAPVFAKQKFMLGEEFSMIDVAIAPLMWRLEHYNIDLGKHAAPILKYAERIFQRQSFIDSLTPSEKAMRK, encoded by the coding sequence ATGATGACTCTTTATTCTGGAATTACCTGCCCCTTCAGCCAACGTTGCCGTATCGTGTTGTATGAAAAGGGAATGGATTTCGAGATCATCGATGTAGACATTCACAACAAGCCCGAAGACCTGGCTGTGATGAATCCCTACAACGAAGTGCCGGTACTGGTAGAGCGCGACCTGATCTTGCACGAGTCCAACATCATCAATGAATACATCGATGAACGTTTCCCGCATCCGCAATTGATGCCGGCCGATCCGGTGATGCGTGCCCGTGCCCGTCTGTTCCTGCACCGCTTTGAGAACGAACTGTTCTGCAATGTAAAAGTGCTGGAAGCCGGTGCTACCGGTAAGGAAGCTACCAAGGCGCGTGAAGCCATCCGTGATGGCCTGACCACCATTGCCCCGGTTTTTGCCAAGCAGAAATTCATGCTGGGCGAAGAGTTCTCCATGATCGACGTGGCCATTGCACCGCTGATGTGGCGCCTGGAGCACTACAATATCGATCTGGGCAAGCATGCTGCGCCGATTCTGAAGTACGCTGAACGCATCTTCCAGCGCCAGTCCTTCATCGACTCGCTGACCCCGTCTGAAAAGGCCATGCGCAAGTAA
- a CDS encoding ClpXP protease specificity-enhancing factor, giving the protein MSASTKPYMLRALYEWCTDNGHTPFLVVWVDEHADVPREYVKNNEIVLNIAASATQNLRIDNEWVSFSARFAGVSRDIWVPVGNVMSIFARETGEGMGFEVELNATAPATPVLQPVVEADAVEDTAALKEKEDAPPRPSGRPSLRIVK; this is encoded by the coding sequence ATGAGCGCCAGCACCAAGCCCTATATGCTCCGAGCCCTCTATGAATGGTGCACGGACAATGGCCATACGCCCTTCCTGGTGGTATGGGTGGACGAGCATGCAGATGTACCGCGCGAGTACGTGAAAAACAACGAGATCGTGCTCAATATCGCGGCATCGGCCACGCAGAATCTGCGCATTGATAATGAGTGGGTGTCGTTTTCAGCGCGCTTTGCCGGCGTTTCCCGCGATATCTGGGTTCCCGTCGGCAACGTGATGTCCATCTTTGCACGTGAAACCGGTGAGGGCATGGGCTTTGAGGTGGAGCTGAATGCAACGGCCCCGGCAACACCTGTGCTACAGCCGGTAGTCGAGGCTGATGCGGTCGAAGATACTGCCGCGCTGAAGGAAAAGGAAGACGCGCCGCCGCGTCCAAGTGGCCGTCCCAGCCTGCGCATTGTCAAATAA
- a CDS encoding histidine kinase N-terminal 7TM domain-containing protein, which translates to MSLVFTSISAISGLAALSAATIGILAWERRKVAGARYLAWLMLAVMLWAGAAMLELSSTLLRDKIFWSKVEYLGTLSAPVLFFLLAADYNQLDRALRPRNILLLLLIPLLSMGLAITNERHGLIWSSFQPSPSGYNLLIFNHGPLFWLMVAGYSYMMMVLGSLLLLRTLHFYPPHYRGQSLILMLGAIVPWIGNLLYLSGHISLRGLDPTPLCFAITGAIFAFDLLYLRMLYVVPIARGNAFNAMGDGIVVIDRDKTILDINPAAANLFGKPAAVLCGQQLQIASLVAVADHDGSHQVELNGPGSRSILEVRAFPIRESGVTLGGRMLVLRDISRQRLAEEALHQAYLQLKTRIDEIETLQDTLREQALHDPLTGLYNRRYLEETLGREISRAEREQRPLTFALIDLDNFKSINDRFGHIIGDTVLCELAELLRAHCRQADIVCRLGGEEFIVVLPSADQRNGWMRLELLRRRFSDLRFQAEQHSFQTSFSCGIACYPDDGNSFSSLYQLADLALYQAKARGKNQVLLHGMAADGVSQPQQGRQDVREE; encoded by the coding sequence ATGTCTCTTGTTTTTACTTCCATTTCAGCCATTTCGGGGCTTGCCGCCCTTAGTGCGGCAACCATCGGCATCCTGGCATGGGAACGTCGCAAGGTGGCAGGAGCACGCTATCTGGCCTGGCTGATGCTGGCAGTCATGCTCTGGGCCGGAGCAGCCATGCTGGAGCTGTCCTCCACCCTGCTGCGTGACAAGATTTTCTGGTCCAAGGTGGAATACCTGGGCACGCTGAGCGCCCCGGTGCTGTTTTTCCTGCTGGCAGCCGACTACAACCAGCTTGACCGGGCCTTGCGACCACGCAATATCCTGCTGCTGCTGCTCATACCGCTGCTCAGCATGGGACTGGCCATTACCAATGAAAGACACGGGCTGATCTGGAGCAGCTTCCAGCCCTCGCCATCCGGCTACAATCTGCTTATTTTCAATCACGGCCCGCTATTCTGGCTGATGGTAGCCGGCTATTCCTACATGATGATGGTGCTGGGCTCCTTGCTGCTGCTACGGACTCTGCACTTCTATCCACCCCACTACCGGGGCCAGTCGCTCATCCTGATGCTGGGTGCCATCGTGCCGTGGATTGGCAATCTGCTCTATCTGTCAGGCCATATTTCGCTGCGCGGACTGGACCCTACCCCGCTATGCTTTGCCATCACCGGGGCAATTTTCGCCTTTGACCTGCTCTATCTGCGCATGCTGTATGTGGTGCCGATTGCACGCGGCAATGCCTTTAATGCCATGGGTGACGGTATTGTGGTGATTGACCGCGACAAGACCATTCTGGATATCAATCCGGCTGCAGCCAATCTGTTTGGCAAGCCTGCTGCCGTACTGTGCGGCCAACAGCTGCAAATCGCCTCACTGGTTGCCGTAGCTGATCATGATGGCTCGCATCAAGTGGAGCTGAATGGACCAGGTTCTCGCTCCATACTTGAAGTACGCGCCTTTCCCATCCGCGAAAGCGGAGTCACGCTGGGTGGACGCATGCTGGTGCTACGCGATATTTCGCGCCAGCGTCTGGCCGAGGAGGCGCTGCATCAGGCCTATCTGCAGTTGAAAACCCGCATTGATGAAATCGAAACGCTGCAAGACACCTTGCGTGAGCAAGCACTACATGACCCGCTTACCGGCCTGTACAACCGCCGCTATCTCGAGGAGACCCTGGGCCGAGAAATCAGCAGGGCAGAACGTGAGCAGCGTCCGCTTACCTTTGCCCTGATTGATCTGGATAACTTCAAAAGCATCAACGACCGCTTCGGACACATCATTGGCGATACTGTGCTGTGCGAGCTGGCAGAGCTGCTGCGCGCCCACTGCCGCCAGGCCGATATCGTGTGCCGTCTGGGCGGGGAGGAGTTCATTGTGGTGCTGCCTTCGGCAGATCAGCGCAATGGCTGGATGCGGCTGGAACTACTGCGCCGGCGCTTTTCCGACCTGCGCTTCCAGGCAGAGCAGCATAGCTTCCAGACCAGCTTTTCCTGTGGCATTGCCTGCTATCCCGACGATGGCAACAGCTTTTCCAGCCTGTACCAGCTGGCTGACCTGGCACTCTATCAGGCCAAGGCCAGGGGCAAGAACCAGGTTTTGCTACATGGCATGGCAGCAGATGGAGTCAGCCAGCCACAACAAGGCAGGCAAGACGTACGGGAAGAATGA
- the ahcY gene encoding adenosylhomocysteinase, whose translation MAEFTDFHVADINLAAWGRKELAIAETEMPGLMALREEYAHQKPLRGARIAGSLHMTIQTGVLIETLVELGADVRWASCNIFSTQDHAAAAIAAANIPVFAFKGESLDEYWEFSHKIFEWPEGQEANMILDDGGDATLLLMLGSKAEQDRSVISHPSNEEETALFAAIARYLEVDPHWYSKRLPHIKGVTEETTTGVHRLYQMQKEGRLPFPAFNVNDSVTKSKFDNLYGCRESLVDGIKRATDVMIAGKVAVVLGYGDVGKGCAQSLRGLGATVWVTEVDPICALQAAMEGYRVVRMDDVADQGDIFVTTTGNVSVITHEHMAKMRNNAIVCNIGHFDSEIEVASLRQYQWDNIKPQVDHIIFPDGKRIILLAEGRLVNLGCATGHPSFVMSNSFTNQVLAQMEIFQHGEKYGKEVYVLPKHLDEKVARLHLKRIGANLTELSDEQAAYISVPKQGPYKPAHYRY comes from the coding sequence ATGGCTGAATTCACCGATTTTCACGTAGCTGACATCAATCTTGCTGCCTGGGGGCGCAAGGAACTGGCAATCGCCGAAACCGAAATGCCGGGCCTGATGGCATTGCGTGAAGAATATGCCCATCAGAAGCCGCTGCGTGGTGCCCGCATTGCCGGTTCACTGCACATGACCATCCAGACTGGTGTGCTGATCGAAACCCTGGTGGAGCTGGGTGCCGATGTACGCTGGGCTTCCTGCAATATCTTCTCCACGCAAGACCACGCTGCTGCAGCCATTGCCGCGGCCAATATCCCGGTGTTTGCCTTCAAGGGTGAAAGCCTGGATGAATACTGGGAGTTCTCCCACAAGATCTTCGAATGGCCGGAAGGTCAGGAAGCCAACATGATTCTGGATGATGGTGGCGATGCCACCTTGCTGCTGATGCTGGGCAGCAAGGCCGAGCAAGACCGCAGCGTCATCAGCCACCCGTCCAACGAAGAAGAAACCGCGCTGTTTGCTGCCATTGCCCGTTACCTGGAAGTGGACCCGCACTGGTATTCCAAGCGCCTGCCGCATATCAAGGGCGTGACCGAAGAAACCACCACCGGCGTGCATCGTCTGTACCAGATGCAAAAAGAAGGCCGTCTGCCGTTCCCGGCCTTCAACGTCAACGACTCGGTGACCAAGTCCAAGTTCGACAACCTGTACGGCTGCCGCGAATCGCTGGTGGATGGCATCAAGCGCGCCACCGACGTGATGATTGCCGGCAAGGTGGCCGTGGTATTGGGTTACGGTGATGTGGGCAAGGGTTGCGCCCAGAGCCTGCGTGGCCTGGGTGCCACCGTATGGGTGACCGAAGTGGACCCGATCTGCGCGCTGCAAGCGGCGATGGAAGGCTACCGCGTGGTACGCATGGATGATGTAGCCGATCAGGGCGACATCTTTGTCACCACCACCGGTAATGTGTCGGTGATTACCCACGAGCACATGGCCAAAATGCGCAATAACGCCATCGTGTGCAATATCGGCCACTTCGACAGCGAAATCGAAGTCGCCAGCCTGCGTCAGTACCAGTGGGACAACATCAAGCCGCAGGTTGACCACATCATCTTCCCGGATGGCAAGCGCATCATCCTGCTGGCCGAAGGCCGTCTGGTAAACCTGGGCTGCGCCACCGGCCACCCCAGCTTCGTGATGTCCAACTCCTTCACCAACCAGGTGCTGGCGCAGATGGAAATCTTCCAGCACGGTGAAAAGTACGGCAAGGAAGTGTATGTGCTGCCCAAGCATCTGGACGAGAAGGTGGCCCGTCTGCACCTGAAGCGTATCGGTGCCAATCTGACCGAACTGTCCGACGAGCAGGCCGCCTACATCAGCGTGCCGAAGCAGGGTCCTTATAAGCCGGCGCACTATCGTTATTGA
- the metF gene encoding methylenetetrahydrofolate reductase [NAD(P)H] yields MNEQKKTFSFEFFPPKTPEGVAKLRTTRQQLAQFKPQFFSVTFGAGGTTRDGTLSTVLEIRSEGHAAAPHLSCIGSTRENISAILNEYRNHGIRHIVALRGDMPSGMVAAGEFRYANELVEFIRSEHGEHFHIEVAAYPEFHPQAKSAEDDLNNFVRKVKAGANSAMTQYFFNADAYFRFVDEAQARGVDIPIVPGIMPIANFGQLCRFSDMCGAEVPRWLRQRMQSYYDDTASIRALGLDVVTELCDRLLANGAPGLHFYTLNQAGLVSTVWQRLGL; encoded by the coding sequence ATGAACGAACAGAAAAAAACCTTCAGCTTCGAGTTTTTCCCGCCCAAGACCCCCGAAGGCGTGGCCAAGCTGCGTACTACCCGCCAGCAACTGGCCCAGTTCAAGCCGCAGTTTTTCTCGGTGACCTTCGGTGCCGGCGGCACCACCCGCGATGGCACCCTGTCCACCGTGCTGGAGATCCGCAGCGAAGGGCATGCCGCGGCACCGCACCTGTCGTGTATCGGCTCGACCCGGGAAAACATCAGCGCCATCCTCAATGAATACCGCAATCACGGCATCCGTCACATTGTGGCGCTGCGTGGTGACATGCCGTCCGGCATGGTGGCTGCCGGTGAATTCCGCTATGCCAATGAGCTGGTCGAGTTCATCCGCAGCGAGCATGGCGAACATTTTCATATCGAAGTGGCCGCCTATCCGGAATTCCACCCACAGGCCAAGTCGGCCGAGGACGACCTGAACAATTTCGTGCGCAAGGTGAAAGCCGGTGCCAATTCGGCCATGACCCAGTACTTCTTCAATGCGGATGCCTACTTCCGCTTTGTCGATGAAGCACAGGCACGCGGTGTGGACATTCCCATCGTGCCGGGCATCATGCCGATTGCCAACTTTGGCCAGCTATGCCGCTTCTCCGATATGTGTGGGGCCGAAGTGCCGCGCTGGCTGCGTCAACGCATGCAGTCCTACTACGATGACACGGCGTCGATTCGTGCGCTGGGCCTGGATGTGGTGACCGAGCTGTGTGACCGCCTGCTGGCTAATGGTGCGCCGGGCCTGCATTTCTACACCCTGAACCAGGCTGGTCTGGTGTCTACCGTGTGGCAGCGGCTGGGTCTGTAA
- a CDS encoding GGDEF domain-containing protein yields MPTRRLTRQLIWQLLLYTLLFGVVVTALKAGQVLRDGQRQMDAIPSTVSRLYLPLLGQSAWDVDIPALQLQLRLIGQMPGVQSVELRTELGQSLRYENPELSDQLNSGTYRLQLLAPHSMESIGTLQLTVSRQHIYHAIWQEVASSALQFLLEFFGLALLLWWLFNRRLVKPLQGMAHTVRSYQPGTELPPLLPGQPQQHTDNELSELARAFRGMSNNINRHLAERQTIETELASHRDQLAELVTERTKELNQLLSFQQLIAAISTRFINVPLRDIDQATDMALGEIGRFMQVERCYLISFSDDWLVNTVHEWCASGIQPTTHTLLGQNMLQRSWAWQQLQSFGLLSLDALADLPASAQQERLELEAHQVQSLFMLRIDHMGRPVGLFGCDMVSRPRRWQGKEQQQARLLGETLANTIIRRQQLQALSSTQQQLHNANADLARMAFSDGLTGIANRRYFDEQLTQCFQQARTEASPLSVLQIDIDYFKQFNDSYGHLAGDQCLRQVAQCIHAQLPEVQDLAARVGGEEFGVLLPGRNSEQAGVLAERIRQAIWQLAIAHRKSSTGDRVTISIGVATLHERHDAEHMLMRDADRALYRAKNQGRNQVASAGVPSAMTNQIADPHP; encoded by the coding sequence ATGCCCACGCGCAGACTCACCCGCCAGCTGATCTGGCAACTGCTGCTGTATACCCTGCTGTTTGGCGTGGTAGTAACCGCACTGAAAGCAGGGCAGGTGCTGCGCGATGGCCAGCGGCAAATGGATGCCATCCCGAGCACCGTGTCACGACTTTACCTGCCGCTACTGGGACAAAGTGCCTGGGATGTGGATATACCAGCCCTGCAACTGCAATTGCGCCTGATTGGCCAGATGCCCGGCGTACAGAGTGTTGAACTACGCACCGAGCTGGGCCAGTCGCTACGCTATGAAAACCCGGAATTGTCCGACCAGCTGAACAGTGGCACATACCGGCTGCAGTTGCTCGCACCCCACAGTATGGAGAGCATAGGCACGCTACAGCTGACCGTGTCGCGCCAGCATATCTACCACGCCATCTGGCAGGAAGTGGCCAGTTCGGCCTTGCAGTTCCTGCTGGAATTTTTTGGGCTGGCCTTGCTGCTGTGGTGGCTGTTCAACCGGCGTCTGGTCAAACCATTGCAGGGCATGGCCCATACCGTGCGCAGCTATCAACCCGGCACGGAGCTGCCGCCCCTGCTCCCCGGCCAGCCACAACAACACACCGATAATGAGCTGAGCGAGCTGGCCCGTGCCTTTCGCGGCATGAGCAACAATATCAACCGCCATCTGGCAGAGCGGCAGACGATTGAAACCGAGCTGGCCAGCCACCGTGACCAGTTGGCCGAACTGGTGACCGAGCGCACAAAAGAGCTCAACCAGCTGTTAAGTTTTCAGCAGTTGATCGCGGCTATCTCCACACGTTTCATCAATGTTCCATTACGGGATATCGATCAGGCCACTGATATGGCACTGGGAGAAATCGGACGATTCATGCAAGTGGAACGCTGTTATCTGATCAGTTTTTCCGATGACTGGCTGGTCAATACCGTGCATGAATGGTGTGCATCCGGCATCCAGCCCACTACTCACACCCTGCTGGGACAAAACATGCTGCAGCGCAGCTGGGCCTGGCAGCAATTGCAAAGCTTCGGCCTGCTGTCCCTGGATGCGCTGGCAGATCTCCCGGCTAGCGCACAGCAGGAGCGCCTGGAGCTGGAAGCCCATCAAGTACAAAGCCTGTTCATGCTGCGTATCGACCACATGGGCCGACCGGTTGGCCTGTTTGGCTGCGACATGGTCAGCCGTCCGCGCCGCTGGCAGGGCAAGGAACAGCAGCAAGCTCGGCTGCTGGGCGAAACCCTGGCCAACACCATCATCCGCCGCCAGCAGTTGCAGGCATTGAGCAGCACTCAGCAGCAACTGCACAATGCCAATGCTGATCTGGCTCGCATGGCATTCAGCGATGGCCTGACCGGCATTGCCAACCGGCGCTATTTTGATGAACAGCTCACCCAGTGCTTCCAGCAAGCCAGGACAGAAGCAAGCCCACTGAGCGTGCTGCAGATTGATATCGACTATTTCAAGCAATTCAACGATAGCTATGGCCACCTGGCCGGCGACCAATGCCTGCGCCAGGTGGCGCAATGCATTCATGCCCAGTTGCCAGAAGTGCAAGACCTTGCCGCACGGGTAGGTGGTGAGGAATTTGGTGTGCTATTGCCGGGCAGAAACAGCGAGCAGGCCGGCGTGCTGGCCGAAAGGATTCGGCAGGCCATCTGGCAGTTGGCCATTGCCCATCGCAAGAGCAGCACAGGCGACCGGGTGACTATCAGTATCGGCGTAGCCACCCTGCATGAACGGCATGATGCCGAGCACATGCTGATGCGCGATGCCGACCGGGCGCTTTACCGGGCCAAGAACCAGGGACGCAACCAAGTGGCCAGCGCCGGTGTGCCTTCAGCCATGACAAACCAGATAGCAGATCCGCACCCATGA
- a CDS encoding ABC transporter substrate-binding protein — protein MLHSQAWAFSVTFISPGRANEAFWLSASRAMQAAASQLDIQLEVLYAERDPVQMMTLTRTVTQRVRKPDYLLLVNEKLAGPAMLSMADQAGIPCFISFNQLTPAQLQASGLPRQRLRHWLGSLAPDNTMAGSLTMQALLDEARQRFTPGTPLNVLMMAGDRSTPASTERVDGARRVLAAHPSARLTQLVYGEWERQRALQQGLWLLQRYPQINIVWAANDEMAFGLEEAITRSGKQPGKQVLLSAINNSRQAMCERRDGRLSALAAGHFMMGAWSLVLLYDYQHGQDFASEGLQLRPAVFSTVSSAQAQRFLQLFADNDFRGIRFKQFSKFANPALQRYAFDFSTLLN, from the coding sequence ATGTTGCACAGCCAGGCATGGGCATTTTCGGTCACTTTCATCTCGCCGGGGCGTGCGAACGAGGCCTTCTGGCTCAGTGCCAGCCGGGCGATGCAGGCAGCAGCCAGTCAGCTGGATATCCAGCTGGAAGTGCTATACGCCGAACGGGATCCGGTGCAGATGATGACATTGACCCGCACTGTCACCCAGCGCGTACGCAAGCCGGACTACCTACTGCTGGTTAACGAAAAGCTTGCCGGTCCTGCCATGCTGTCAATGGCCGATCAGGCTGGCATCCCCTGCTTCATCAGCTTCAATCAACTTACCCCCGCCCAGCTGCAGGCCAGCGGTCTGCCACGCCAGCGGCTCAGGCACTGGCTGGGATCTCTGGCCCCGGACAATACCATGGCCGGCAGCCTTACCATGCAGGCACTCCTGGATGAAGCCCGCCAGCGCTTTACACCCGGAACCCCGCTCAATGTCCTGATGATGGCTGGAGATCGCTCCACCCCGGCCTCCACCGAGCGGGTAGACGGTGCCAGGCGCGTCCTTGCCGCCCATCCATCGGCCCGTCTGACCCAACTGGTTTACGGAGAGTGGGAGCGCCAGCGCGCACTGCAACAAGGGCTGTGGCTGCTGCAGCGCTATCCACAGATCAATATTGTCTGGGCAGCCAATGACGAGATGGCATTCGGTCTGGAAGAAGCCATCACGCGTAGCGGCAAACAGCCCGGCAAACAGGTACTGCTCAGTGCCATCAACAATTCACGCCAGGCCATGTGCGAGCGGCGGGATGGCCGCCTGAGCGCACTGGCTGCAGGCCATTTCATGATGGGTGCCTGGAGCCTGGTGTTATTGTACGACTACCAGCACGGCCAGGATTTTGCCAGTGAAGGCCTGCAGTTGCGACCTGCGGTGTTCAGTACTGTCTCCAGCGCACAAGCCCAGCGCTTTTTGCAGTTATTCGCCGATAATGACTTCAGGGGCATCCGTTTCAAGCAGTTCAGCAAATTCGCCAACCCGGCCTTGCAGCGCTATGCCTTCGACTTCAGCACCTTGCTGAACTAG